A genomic region of Rhipicephalus sanguineus isolate Rsan-2018 chromosome 1, BIME_Rsan_1.4, whole genome shotgun sequence contains the following coding sequences:
- the LOC119394831 gene encoding uncharacterized protein LOC119394831 yields the protein MRRILAFVLLVSVLAVALTAPTPAEEPKEEDVEGRTGRGRLHHHRRGKKGGFGGPGIGGPGGFGPGGYGPGFGGGFGPGLGGGQYGSAFNQGGSFQTGAEGNRYGQGGFNYNVGGSKRRDYGNVQTYGDRESFGLSENAGANQATGQSSFGNEYKNQEQGSGGQQYSSGFSG from the exons ATGCGTCGCATT TTGGCCTTCGTCTTACTCGTGTCCGTCCTGGCAGTGGCCCTCACAGCTCCTACCCCCGCCGAAGAACCGAAAGAAGAGGACGTTGAAGGCAGGACCGGACGTGGCCGTTTGCACCACCATCGTCGTGGAAAGAAAGGCGGCTTTGGTGGACCCGGCATCGGTGGTCCCGGAGGCTTTGGTCCCGGAGGCTATGGCCCCGGTTTTGGGGGTGGCTTTGGCCCGGGCCTGGGAGGTGGCCAGTACGGCAGCGCCTTCAACCAAGGAGGAAGCTTTCAGACGGGCGCTGAGGGCAACCG GTATGGCCAGGGTGGGTTCAACTACAATGTTGGTGGCTCGAAGAGACGGGATTACGGCAACGTGCAGACCTACGGCGACCGCGAGTCATTCGGCTTGAGCGAAAACGCGGGCGCTAACCAGGCCACGGGGCAGTCAAGCTTTGGCAACGAGTACAAGAACCAGGAGCAAGGATCCGGAGGCCAGCAGTACAGCTCGGGATTCTCCGGCTAA
- the LOC119394846 gene encoding protein FAM98B yields the protein MKTIFAFAATLALLGLAVAAPAEEKKEEDVEGRIGFGGGGFGSGFNRGGSFGVGSQGNRYGQGGFGYNVGGSNRRDYGNAATYGDRESFGLSQNAGHNRQFGQGSYGNRHHNNAFGAGGNRYASGGGGFLG from the exons ATGAAGACCATT TTCGCCTTTGCCGCCACTCTGGCTCTTTTGGGTCTGGCTGTCGCCGCTCCCGCTGaggagaagaaggaggaggacgTTGAGGGCCGCATCGGATTTGGCGGCGGTGGCTTCGGCAGCGGTTTCAACCGCGGTGGTAGCTTCGGTGTCGGCAGCCAGGGCAACAGATACGGACAGGGAGGCTTCGGCTACAACGTGGGTGGTTCTAACCGCCGCGACTACGGCAACGCAGCTACCTACGGAGACCGTGAGTCCTTTGGCCTGAGCCAGAACGCCGGCCACAACCGCCAGTTTGGCCAGGGTAGCTACGGAAACCGCCACCACAACAACGCCTTCGGCGCTGGTGGAAACCGCTACgcttccggcggcggcggcttcctCGGCTGA